One window from the genome of Candidatus Zixiibacteriota bacterium encodes:
- a CDS encoding 3-hydroxyacyl-CoA dehydrogenase family protein, with the protein MTFDERLQNVAIIGAAGKMGSGISLLLAQEMARLKNKPENKDKNYRLYLIDINLDHLAGLQQYLRAQLVKAGEKACVMLREMYKDRQDLVENQDCINQYVEDALSFIRTGTDLSIVKDSRVIFEAILEKKDLKVDLLKKIDNLCGKDTLYLTNTSSIPINILNKEANLNGRIIGFHFYNPPTVQKLAELISADNTVQELRDFSLELAKRLSKKIVPSNDIAGFVGNGHFLRDGLYGLREAKKLAKDYSLPGGLYIINKISQDLLVRPMGIFQLIDYVGVDVFQSISETVGGYIPGEDLKDDLLKKMYDKKVLGGQRSDGSQKDGFLKYDRNRPVGVYDIDKGEYKLFDPQGWSGELDKKLGEYPAGFYAWRNLVADPKKSDKLKTFFQSLKSSNTLGAKLASAYLKNSKEIGEQLVKIGVAKTAEDVNNVLLNGFYHLYGPINDYI; encoded by the coding sequence ATGACTTTTGATGAGAGACTGCAAAATGTGGCCATAATCGGGGCGGCTGGGAAGATGGGGAGCGGGATATCTCTGCTTTTAGCTCAGGAGATGGCAAGATTAAAAAATAAACCGGAAAATAAAGATAAAAATTATCGTTTATATTTGATCGATATTAACCTGGATCACCTGGCGGGTTTACAGCAATATCTTAGAGCTCAGTTGGTGAAGGCGGGGGAGAAAGCCTGCGTGATGCTCAGAGAAATGTACAAAGATAGACAGGATTTAGTGGAGAATCAGGATTGCATTAACCAGTACGTGGAGGATGCGCTCTCTTTTATCCGGACCGGAACGGATTTAAGTATAGTGAAAGACTCCAGAGTGATCTTCGAGGCGATTTTAGAGAAAAAAGATTTGAAGGTCGATCTTCTTAAGAAGATCGATAACCTCTGCGGCAAGGATACACTTTATCTTACCAACACCTCATCTATCCCCATAAATATTTTAAATAAAGAAGCCAATCTCAACGGGAGGATAATCGGGTTTCATTTTTATAATCCTCCCACGGTGCAGAAACTGGCAGAGTTGATCTCTGCTGATAATACTGTTCAGGAATTAAGAGATTTCTCCCTGGAGCTGGCGAAAAGATTGAGCAAGAAGATCGTGCCCTCAAATGACATAGCCGGGTTTGTAGGAAATGGGCATTTCCTGAGAGACGGTCTGTACGGTCTAAGAGAAGCCAAGAAGCTGGCTAAAGATTATTCCCTGCCTGGCGGACTTTATATAATCAACAAAATCAGCCAGGACCTGCTGGTCAGGCCTATGGGGATTTTCCAGTTGATCGATTACGTGGGAGTGGATGTTTTCCAGTCAATATCTGAGACTGTTGGCGGTTATATACCGGGTGAGGATTTGAAAGATGACCTTTTGAAAAAGATGTATGATAAAAAAGTCCTGGGTGGACAGAGAAGCGATGGTTCACAGAAAGACGGTTTTCTCAAATATGACAGGAACAGGCCAGTCGGAGTCTACGACATCGATAAAGGTGAGTATAAGCTTTTCGATCCGCAGGGATGGAGCGGAGAACTGGATAAAAAGTTAGGCGAGTATCCGGCAGGCTTTTATGCCTGGAGAAACCTGGTTGCTGACCCAAAGAAGAGTGATAAACTCAAGACTTTCTTCCAGAGTCTGAAATCCTCTAATACCCTGGGAGCAAAGTTAGCTTCAGCCTACCTGAAAAACTCCAAAGAGATCGGCGAACAGCTGGTGAAGATCGGTGTAGCTAAAACGGCTGAGGATGTGAATAACGTATTATTGAATGGGTTTTATCACTTATATGGTCCAATTAACGACTACATTTAA